GAGCGATTCTCCGGTGAGGCCGGGCCCGAACAGCTCGCCCTCGACGCCGACGCATCGGCTCGGATGGAGAAACTGCTGGCCATCCTGCCCGAGAAGCAGCGCGAGATCCTGATCCTGCGTGTGGTGGTCGGGATGAGCGCGGAGGAGACAGCAGAGGCGGTCGGCTCCACACCCGGTGCGGTGCGGGTCGCCCAGCACCGCGCACTGGCCAAGCTCAAAACAGAGATTTCGGGAGGAGGGGAAGAATATGCCTGATTTCGGTCGCTGGACCGCCAACGGCGGTGACCCCTCGCTCAACGACATCAACCGCGCCGACCGGTTCCTGGACGCGCTCGCCGGCGAGCAACCGGTGTATTCCACCGACCGCGGTGACGCCGAACTGGCCGCTCTGTTGTCCGGCTGGCGCGACGAGGTCCGGCAGGTGCCGATGGACCATGTCGTGTCACCGTCGCAGGCGACCGCCGCGCTGGTCGATGCCACCAACCGGCCGAGGGGCCGGAATCGCTTCGGGTTGGCCGTGGTGGGCTCCGCCGCCGCCGCGGTGCTCTGTCTCGGCGGCTTCGGCACCGCGGTGTTCGCCGCCGGCCCCGGTGACGGACTGTATGGCATCCGCACCATGATCTTCGGTGAAGAGCGCGCCACCCGCGACGATGCCGTGGTGCTGGCCGCCCAGACCGAGTTAGCGCAGGTGCAGCAGCTCGTCGACAGAGGCCAGTGGGATCAGGCCCAGGACAAGCTTGCCGCGCTGTCATCGACGGTGCAGAGCGTCGGCCCGGTCGAACAGAAGCAGGATCTGATCGAGCAGTGGAATGCCTTGACCTACAAGGTCGTTGCGCAGGACCCGGCCGCCACGCTGCCACCGCCAGGTGAGCCGATGCCGGTCCTGCCGCCGTCGCCGCTGACCCTGTTGCCGGTACCGGTGATCGAGGAGACCCTCACCGTGACGACCACTCCGGGTCCTGAGGTGCTGGCCACGACCACCACCTCCGAAACGACCACCGTGACAACCTCCGAGACCAGCCCGTCCGGTACCAGTGCCACCGAGACGAGCCCGGCCACGACGAGTCCGGTCGAGGGGAGCACGTCCGAGCCGGCCACCACCGCGGCGACGACGACTGCACCGACGACGACTGCGCCTGCCACGACTGCTCCGACGACTACTGCCGCGACCACCAGCGCACCATCGTCGTCCTCTGCGCCGTCGACGACTGCACCAACAACGACCACGGTGGCACCGACCACCAGCACGCGGACGACGGTTACCACCACCAGCACCACGGTGGCGCCGCCGGCGACGAGCGCCGCACCCGAGCCGCAGCAGGAGGCGCCGGCGACAACGGCACCGGCGGCCACCACGGAAGTCGAGCAGTCAACCTCGGCGGTAGTGACGACCACCACAACGGTGCCGGTCGGCGAGGGCGAATAACCGCAGTTCAGCGGAAGCCGTCGGGCTCCGTCGTCGCCTCGTTCAGCGAGGCGTCGGCGTAACCGCGGCAGTAGTCCCAGGTGACGTAGGCGTCCGGCTCGGGATCGTAGGCGGGCTCGTGCGGGCGGACGGTGCCGTCGACCAACAGCTGCAGCAGGTTGGCGCGCAGCATGTCCCAATCGTGATAGTGATCCTGCTGGCAATCGTCACAGCAGACCACCAGGCCGCGAATACCCTTGTGCGCCAACAGTGCTTCGTAGACCGCCAGATCGGCGAGATCGGCTTCTACGGCGCTGCGCTCCTGCGGGTCGAGTGGAAGACCGGGCTCGATCGCATCAAGAGCCGCCGAGGGATCGGACGGGTCATCGGCGAACGGGTCAGGTGGCAGGCCCGGCGGGAGGTCATCACGCACGGATCTAGCCTACGCAGCCGCGCTGGCTTCGCGCCACCGGTTGCACGGCGTGCCGCGCCCGGGCCGAGCCTGGAGGTCATTGCCGATAGGATGGCCTCTTAGATTCACGACTGTTGCTAGTGGAGGCTCCACCCATGTCGATCGCTGAAAGCAGCGTCCCGCTCGCCTTACCGGTCCCTACCGGCGGCGACGATCCGACCAAGATCGCGATGCTGGGCCTCACCTTCGATGACGTACTGCTGTTGCCGGCCGCATCCGATGTCGTGCCCGCCAACGTCGACACGTCCAGCCAGCTCACCAAGCGCATCCGGTTGCGGGTGCCGCTGGTCAGCTCGGCCATGGACACCGTCACCGAATCGCGGATGGCCATCGCGATGGCGCGGGCCGGCGGTATGGGCGTGCTGCACCGCAACCTGTCGATCGCCGAACAAGCCGGGCAGGTCGAGACCGTCAAGCGGTCCGAGGCAGGAATGGTCACCGACCCCGTGACGTGCTCCCCGGAGAACACTCTCGCCGAGGTCGACGCCATGTGCGCCCGCTTCCGCATCTCCGGTTTGCCCGTGGTCGATTCCGCAGGTGCACTCGTCGGGATCATCACCAACCGAGACATGCGGTTCGAGGTGGACCAGTCCAAGCCGGTGTCGGAGGTGATGACCAAGGCGCCGCTGATCACCGCCCACGCCGGGGTCTCGGCCGAGGCCGCGCTGGGCCTGCTGCGCAGGCACAAGATCGAGAAGCTGCCGATCGTCGACGGCAACGGCAAGCTGACCGGACTGATCACCGTCAAGGATTTCGTCAAGACCGAGCAGTTCCCGCTCTCGACCAAGGACAGCGACGGGCGGTTGCTCGTCGGTGCGGCCGTCGGCATCGGTGACGATGCCTGGACGCGCGCCATGACGCTGGCCGACGCCGGTGTCGACGTGCTGATCGTCGACACCGCGCACGCGCACAACCGGCTGGTGCTCGACATGGTGAGCCGGCTCAAGGCCGCCGTCGGTGAGCGTGTCGACGTGGTCGGCGGCAACGTCGCGACCCGGGCCGCCGCCGCCGCGCTGTGCGATGCGGGCGCCGACGCGGTCAAGGTCGGTGTCGGCCCCGGCTCGATCTGCACGACGCGCGTCGTGGCCGGCGTCGGTGCACCCCAGATCACCGCCATTCTGGAAGCTGTCGCCGCCTGCTCCCGCAAGGGTGTGCCCGTCATCGCCGACGGTGGCCTGCAGTACTCCGGTGACATCGCCAAGGCGCTTGCCGCGGGGGCCTCCACCGCGATGCTGGGCTCGCTGCTGGCAGGCACCGCCGAGGCCCCCGGTGAGCTGATCCTGGTCAACGGCAAGCAGTTCAAGAGCTACCGCGGGATGGGCTCGCTGGGCGCCATGCAGACCCGTGGACCGCAGAAGAGCTTCTCCAAGGACCGCTACTTCCAGGACGACGTGCTCTCCGAGGACAAGCTCGTTCCCGAGGGCATCGAGGGCCGGGTGCCGTTCCGTGGGCCGCTGTCCACGGTGATCCATCAGCTGACCGGCGGGTTGCGGGCCGCCATGGGGTACACGGGATCGGACACCATCGAGCATCTCCAGCAGGCGCAGTTCGTGCAGATCACCGCGGCGGGGCTCAAAGAGAGCCACCCGCACGACATCACGATGACTGTCGAAGCCCCGAACTACTACGCCAGATAAGGCGCCCGATCAGGCCCGAAAGGGGCTTTCCACATGCGTGACATGGTTGAAATCGGCATGGGCAGAACCGCCCGCCGCACCTATGAACTCGACGACATCAACATCGTCCCGTCCCGGCGCACCCGGTCCTCCAAGGATGTCTCGACGGCCTGGCAGCTCGACGCCTACCGGTTCGAGATCCCCGTCGTCGCACATCCGACCGACGCGTTGGTGTCGGTCGAGTTCGCCATCGAGATGGGCAAGCTGGGCGGTCTCGGCGTGCTCAACGGTGAGGGCCTCATCGGTCGGCACGCCGACGTCGAGGCCAAGATCGCCCAGGTCACCGATGTTGCGGCCGGCGCATCCGATGAATCCGCCGCGATCCGTCTGCTCCAAGAACTGCACGCCGCACCGTTGGACCCCGAGTTGTTGGGCGCCGCGGTCGCGCGCATCCGGGAGTCCGGGGTGACCACCGCCGTGCGGGTCAGTCCGCAGAACGCTGCCGCGCTGACGCCCTCGCTGGTGGCCGCCGGTCTGGATCTGCTCGTCATCCAGGGCACCATCATCTCGGCCGAGCGCGTCGCCAAGGATCACGACGGAGCCGGCGAACCGCTCAACCTCAAGACCTTCATTTCCGAACTCGACGTCCCCGTGGTGGCCGGTGGCGTGCTCGATCACCGCACCGCCCTGCACCTGATGCGCACCGGAGCTGCCGGCGTTATCGTCGGGTACGGGTCGACCTCGGGGGTCACCACCTCAGATGAGGTGCTCGGCATCAGTGTGCCGATGGCGACCGCGATCGCGGATGCCGCGGCCGCCCGGCGCGAGTATCTCGACGAGACCGGCGGCCGCTATGTGCACGTGCTGGCCGACGGCGATATCCACACTTCCGGTGACCTGGCGAAGGCGATCGCCTGTGGCGCCGACGCGGTGGTGCTGGGCACCCCGTTGGCGGTCGCCGAGGAGGCCCAGGGCGGTGGCTGGTTCTGGCCGTCGGCTGCGGCCCATCCGTCCTTGCCGCGCGGAGCACTCCTGCAGGTCGGGCTGGGGGAACGTCCGTCACTGTCGAAGGTGCTCACCGGCCCGTCGGATGATCCGTTCGGCTCGCTCAATCTCGTCGGCGGCCTGCGCCGTTCGATGGCCAAGGCGGGCTACTGCGACCTCAAGGAATTCCAGAAGGTCGGCCTGACCGTCGACGCATAGTCGATCGGGCGGCGGGCGGACAGGATCGCGGAACCACAATCTCTTTACAAGTTAGGCGTCCCTGTCTAGCTAGTTACCCGTCGGTAGGCCCATAATGGTCGGATGAAGCCTGACTATGACGTCTTGATCATCGGTTCGGGATTCGGCGGCAGCGTCAGCGCGCTGCGCCTCACCGAAAAGGGCTATCGGGTCGGGGTACTCGAAGCCGGCCGACGATTCGCCGATGAGGACTTCGCGAAGACCTCCTGGAACCTGCGTAAGTTCCTCTGGGCGCCGCAGTTCGGCATGTACGGCATCCAGCGCATCCACCTGCTGCGCAACGTCATGATCCTGGCGGGTGCGGGTGTCGGCGGCGGATCGCTGAACTACGCCAATACGCTCTATGTCCCGCCGGCGCCGTTCTTCAACGACCCGCAGTGGAAGGACATCACCGACTGGCAGTCGGAGTTGATGCCGCATTACGACCAGGCCAAGCGCATGCTCGGCGTGGTCACCAACCCCACCTTCACCGACGCCGACCGGATCATGAAGGAGGTCGCCGAGGACATGGGCGTCGGGGACACCTTCGTACCCACGCCGGTCGGGGTGTTCTTCGGCGAGAACGGTGAGAAGACACCCGGCAAGACCGTGCCCGACCCGTACTTCGGCGGGGTCGGCCCGGCCCGCACCGGCTGCATCGAGTGCGGCGAGTGCATGACGGGCTGCCGGCACGGCGCCAAGAACACCCTGCTCAAGAACTATCTCGGGTTGGCCGAGCGGGCGGGCGCGCAGGTGCATCCCCTCACCTCGGTGCGCGAATTCTCCCAGCGCCCCGACGGCGTCTGGGAGGTGCACACCGTGCGCACCGGGGGCAAGTTGCGCCGGCGGAAGAAGACCTTCACCGCCAACCACCTTATCCTTGCGGCGGGCACCTACGGCACCCAGAAGCTGTTGTTCCGGATGCGCGACAAGGGGAAGCTGCCTCGCTTGTCCGATCGGCTCGGCGTGCTCACCCGTACCAACTCCGAGTCCATCGTCGGCGCCGGACGACTCACCGTCGGTGAAGATCTCGACCTCACCCATGGCGTGGCGATCACCTCGTCGATCCATCCGACCGCCGACACGCACGTCGAACCCTGCCGGTACGGCAAGGGCTCGAATGCGATGGGTCTGTTGCAGACGCTGATGACAGATGGCACCGGGCCCGAGGGCACCGATGTGCCGCGGTGGAAGCAGCTGCTGGAAACCGCGCGTAACGACCGTCGCGGCACGCTGCGCCTGCTCAACCCGCGTAAGTGGAGTGAGCGCACGATGATCGCGCTGGTCATGCAGCATCTGGACAACTCGATCACCACCTTCAGCCGCAAGACCTGGTTCGGCTACCGCATGCTCGACAGCAAGCAGGGCCACGGTCTGCCCAACCCGACCTGGATTCCCGCGGGCAACGAGGTGACCCGACGGATCGCCGAGAAGATCGACGGGGTTGCCGGTGGCACCTGGGGCGAGCTGTTCAACATCCCGCTGACCGCGCACTTCCTCGGCGGCGCGGCGATCGGCGACAGCCCCGAGCACGGCGTCATCGACCCCTACCACCGGGTGTACAACTATCCGACGCTCTACGTCACCGACGGTGCGGCGATCTCGGCGAACCTGGGAGTCAATCCGTCGTTGTCGATCACCGCGCAGGCCGAACGGGCTGCTTCGCTGTGGCCCAACAAGGGCGAGGACGACTTGCGGCCAGCCCAGGGTGAGCCCTATCAGCGGCTGGACCCCATCGAGCCGGTCAAGCCCGTCGTCCCGGTCGAGGCGCCCGCCGGACTGCGACGGCTGCCCATCGAACCGGTGTCCAAGCTGTCACCTTCGGCATAGACCCGCACGCGACGGTGCGCTCAGATCGAGGTCCTCACGGATTTCTCGATCTGAGCGCACCGTCGCGGTGGTGAACGCAGCTACTTGACGGCCGCCTCCACGCGGTCGCCGAGATCCTTGTCGACATTGCGCCAGTACTCGAACGCGCGTTGCAGCACCGGCTCGGACACCCCGTCGGACAGATGCCCGGCGATGTTGGACACCAGACGATCGCGTGCCGCGTCATCGAGCACATCGCGCACGAGCGTCCCGGCCTGACCCCAGTCGTCGTCCTCGGCGTGCAGGCTGTATGCGGCGCGCACCATATCGCCGTCGGCATGCCAGAGCGGTTCGGCCGTGCGGGCCGGATCGGCCGCCGGACCGCTGTAGGAGTTCGGCGCATACACCGGGTCGGTGACGTTCGTGACCCGCATCGCGCCATCCTTGGAATAGCTGTGCACCTCGGTCTTCGGCGAGTTCACCGGGATCTGCTTGTAGTTCACTCCCAGCCGGTGCCGGTGGGCATCGGCATAGGCGAAGTCCCGCGCCAGCAGCATCTTGTCCGGGCTCAGTCCGGTGCCGGGCACCGCGTTGTTGGGTTCGAAGGCCGCCTGCTCCATCTCCGTGTGGTAGTCGGTGACGTTGCGGTTCAGGGTCAGCTTGCCGACGTCGATCAGGGGATAGTCGGAATGTGGCCACACCTTGGTCAGGTCGAACGGGTTGAACCGATAGTCCTTGGCGTCCTCGAACGGCATGATCTGCATCTTGAGAGTCCAGCTGGGGAACTCGCCGCGCTCGATCGCGTCGAAGAGGTCGCGCTGGTGGGCATCGCCGTCCTTGCCGGCCATCTCGTCGCCCTCGTCCTGGGTGTAGAACTCGATGCCCTGATCGGACTTGAAGTGGTACTTGACCCAGAAGATCTCTCCCGCGGCGTTGATCCAGCTGTACGTGTGGCTGGAGTATCCGTTCATGTGTCGCCAGGTGCGCGGGATGCCGCGGTCGCCCATCAGCCAGGTCACCTGATGCGCGGATTCCGGCGACAGGGTCCAGAAGTCCCACTGCATGTCGTGGTCGCGCAGGTTGTTGGCGGCGCGCCGCTTCTGGGACCGGATGAAGTGCTGGAACTTGAGTGGGTCGCGGATGAAGAACACCGGGGTGTTGTTGCCGACCAAGTCGAAGTTGCCGTCTTGGGTGTAGAACTTCACGGCGAACCCGCGGGGGTCGCGCCAGGTGTCCGGGCTGCCGCGCTCGCCCGCGACGGTCGAGAACCGGGCCAGCGTCTCGGTCTTCACACCGGGTTGCAGGAACGCGGCCTTGGTGTAGGCGCTGACATCTCCTGTGACCTCGAAGTGGCCGAACGCACCACCGCCCTTGGCATGGGGTTGGCGCTCCGGGATGCGTTCTCGGTTGAAGTTGGCCATCTGCTCGATCAGGTAGTGGTCCTGGAGCAGGATCGGTCCGTTCGGACCGATGGTCATGGAATGCTCGTCGCTGGGTACGGGAATTCCGGCATCGGTGGTGGTGGGCTTGGGCTGGGTGTCGGTCACCGGGTGTTCCTCTCGCGCATGGCTACAGGCGTCCGGTGCGGGTACCCCGCCAGCGAGATATTGACACCACAGTCCGATTTGCGCCGAATGACGTTGTCAGAGTGCGGTATTCGCGTACCCGGTGCATCGGCTGCTGCGCTGATACGATGCGAGGGACAAAGCAGTCTCGTGCGCCATGGTGTTCTGCGAAGGAGTCGACGTGGGAACGGATCGCACCGGCGCGCGCCACATCCGATTGACATCTCACAGCGGCGGACCGCTGGCGCCACCCGTCAGGTGGGGGGCACCCACGGCCGCCGAACGCGGACCGATCGTCGGCACCACAGGCAACCGTGCGCACCGCAATGTCATCGGTACCCACAGCGGTTCCTATGGTGTCTACCGGGCACTGGCCGTGGCTGCCGGGGCGTTGTCCCCGCAGCATCGCGCCGACCTCACCAACACCGCGCCGACCGATGTCATCGGCCCCTATCCGCAGTGGCAGAACCCCGAGGCGATCGTCAGCCTCGATCCCTGGGGTGCGGCAGTGGCCGACGTGTTCGCCGACCAACTGGCCGCCGACCACGACATCCGGCCGACCATCGCGGTCACCAAGGCTCACGTGATGCTGCCCGAGGTCGCCGAGGCGATGCAGAAGGGCAGGCTTGTCCCGGACGGAACGGTGCTGCTCGACGGTGGTGCCGCGGTGGTGACGAAGGTCGCCGTCGAGCCGGTCTGGTATCTGCCGGGAGTCGCGGCCCGATTCGGGTGCACCGAGGCCGCGCTGCGGCGCGCGTTGTTCGAGGAGACCGGCGGGATGTATCCCGAACTGGTCACCCGCGGCGATCTGGAGGTGTTCCTGCCCCCGATCGGCGGGCAGACGGTCTACATATTCGGTGACCCGCGACATCTCGCCGATCCGACGGTCGAGCTCACCGCGCGGGTGCACGACGAATGCAACGGCTCCGACGTGTTCGGCTCCGATATCTGCACCTGCCGGCCCTACCTCACGCACGCCATTGAGGAGTGCATCGCGGGAACGCAGCGCGGCGGCGTCGGGTTGGTGGCCTACTCGCGCAAGGAGGGCCGTGCCCTCGGTGAGGTCACCAAATTCCTGGTCTACAACGCGCGCAAACGTCAGGAGGGCGGCGATACCGCAGACCAGTACTTCGCGCGTACCGAATGCGTTGCGGGCGTGCAAGATATGCGATTCCAGGAGCTCATGCCCGATGTCCTGCACTGGCTGGGCATCACCCGCATCCACCGCCTGGTCTCGATGAGCAACATGAAATACGACGCGATCACCGGATCAGGGATCAGCGTGGGGGAGCGGGTCAACATTCCCGACGACCTGATCCCGGCCGACGCCCGCGTCGAGATCGACGCCAAGATGGCCGCCGGTTACTTCACCCCTGGCCCGGTGCCCGATGCCGACGACCTGAAGAGGACGATCGGTCGGGGGCTGGTGTGAATCCGGCGCAGACCTTGCGCAGCACCGCCGAGATCCGCGCCAGGGCCGGGCATCTGCTGGCTCGCGCCCGCGCCGGCCACTCAGCGTGGTTCACCGTGCACGACGAGGCGCTGCCGGGTGCGGCCGCCGAGGTCGTCGATCTGACGCTGCGCCGCTTCCCTGATCTGGACATCCCGTTCCACAGTCGGTGGCGGCACTTCGAAGCCGGTGGCGTGCGCCGCACCCTGGATGTCGACGGCCTCGACGCGGCCGGACGAGCCCGCGCGATGATCGATCTGGCGGTGGTGAGCGTCCTGCTCGACGCGGGGGCCGGGCCCGACTGGCGCTATCGCGAGGACGGCCGAGAGTTCGGCCGCTCCGAGGGGCTGGGCGTCGCCAGTTGGCACGCGTTCACCGCGGGGGTCTTCTCCTCGGACCCGGCCCGGCCGCTGCAGGCCGACGCGGCAGGTCTGATCGGGCTGGATGCCGACGCGTTGGCCACCGCGATGCAGGTGGGCCCGACCAATCCGCTGGTCGGCTTCGACGGCCGCGTCGACGTGCTGCGCCGACTCGGAGCCGCCCTGGCCGACCAACCAGGAGCATTCGGTGAGCCCGGACGCCCCGGCGGACTGTACGACCTGTTGATCACCGATGCGGCGGCGCCGACGATCGCCGCGCACGACATCCTGACCATCTTGCTGGCCACACTGTCGCGAATCTGGCCCGCCGACAACACCATCGACGGTGAACCGCTCGGGGACTGTTGGCGGCACAGCGCGGTCCCGGGTCCCGAGGCGACCGCCGGCTGGATGCCCTTCCACAAACTCTCCCAGTGGCTGGCCTACTCGCTGCTGGAACCGTTCGAATGGTCCGGGGTCGAGGTGACCGGTATCGACGCGCTGACCGGACTGCCCGAGTACCGCAACGGTGGCCTGTTGCTGGACACCGGTGTGCTGATGCTGCGCGACCCGGACTGGGCATCGCAGACCTGGACACCGGCCGATGAGTTGGTGGTCGAATGGCGGGCCCTGACCGTGGCGCTGCTCGACGAGGTGGCCGACCTGGTGCGCGCCCGGCTCGGACTCGGGGCGGACCGGCTGCCGCTGGCGTGCGTGTTGGAGGGCGGCACCTGGGCCGCCGGCCGCGAGCTGGCGCAGCGGTTGCGCGGCGGGCTGCCACCGTTGACCGTCAGCAGTGACGGCACCGTCTTCTGAGAACGAAAGGAGCGTCGATGACCCTGCCCTCCCAGGTGCATGTGATCGACCACCCGCTGGTCACCCACAAGCTGAACACGCTGCGCCAGAAGGACGTCTCCACCAACAGTTTCCGGCGGCTGGTCAGTGAGGTGTCGGCGCTGATGGCCTACGAGGTGTTGCGTGACATCCCGCTACACCCCGAGCAGATCGAGACGCCGCTGGAGACCATGACCGCGAGCGTGATCGACGGCAAGAAGCTGGTGTTCGTCTCCATCCTGCGGGCCGGCGGCGGAATCCTGGACGGCATGCTGAGCCTCGTGCCGAGCGCCCGGGTCGGCCATATCGGCCTCTACCGTGACCCGAAGACCCACGTCGCCGTCGAGTATTACTTCAAGGTCCCCGACGACCTGCGCGAACGCGATGTCGTCGTGGTCGATCCGATGCTGGCCACCGGTCACACCGCAATCGCCGCGATCGACCGGCTCAAGGAGCACAGCCCGCGTTCGGTCAAGTTCGTGTGCCTGCTCACCTGCCCGGAAGGGCTGGCCGCGCTGCACGGAGCGCACCCGGACATCCCGGTCTACACCGCGGCCATCGACCGTCAACTCGACGAACACGGCTATATCGTTCCGGGCCTGGGCGATGCCGGGGACCGGCTGTTCGGGACCTGAGCACTAGACTGTCCGGGTGGAATCAGCCTCAGTACGTCCGGTGCTCGTCATCGACTTCGGTGCGCAGTATGCCCAGCTGATCGCGCGACGGGTTCGCGAGGCGCGGGTGTTCTCCGAGGTGATCCCGCATACCGCGACCGTCGAGGAGATCAAGGCGCGCAACCCGCAGGCGATCGTGCTTTCCGGCGGGCCGGCCAGCGTCTATGCCGAAGGCGCGCCTCGGCTGGACCCCGCGTTGTTCGATCTGGACTTGCCGGTCTTCGGTATCTGCTACGGCTTCCAGGCCATGGCCCAGGCGCTCGGCGGCACGGTGGCACACACCGGCACCAGCGAGTACGGCCGCACGGAGCTCAAAGTCACCGGCGGAGAACTGCATTCCGAACTCCCCGGGATCCAGCCGGTCTGGATGAGCCACGGTGACGCCGTCACCGAGGCGCCGGAGGGATTCGATGTGGTGGCGGCCAGCTCGGGAGCCCCGGTCGCGGCCTTCGAGAACCGGGCACGGCGGCTGGCCGGCGTCCAGTACCACCCCGAGGTGTTGCATTCGCCGCACGGGCAGCAGGTCCTGAGCCGGTTCCTGCACGAGTTCGCCGGAATCGGGGCCAGCTGGACCCCGGCCAACATCGCCGACCAGCTCGTGGCGCAGGTGCGTGAGCAGGTCGGTGACGGCCGCGCCATCTGTGGTCTGTCCGGCGGGGTGGACTCTGCCGTCGCCGCCGCGCTGGTGCAGCGGGCCATCGGTGACCGCTTGACCTGTGTGTTCGTCGACCACGGACTGCTGCGTTCCGGGGAGCGCGCACAGGTGCAGCGCGATTTCGTCGCCGCCACCGGCGCCAAGCTGGTCACCGTCGACGTGGCCGACCGGTTCCTGGAGGCTTTGAGCGGGGTGACCAACCCCGAGGGCAAGCGCAAGATCATCGGCCGGGAGTTCATCCGGGCGTTCGAGGGTGCGGTCCGCGATGCGGTCGACGTGTCCGGCGGCGAGGTCGACTTCCTTGTGCAGGGCACGCTCTATCCCGATGTCGTCGAGTCCGGTGGCGGCTCCGGCACCGCGAACATCAAGAGCCATCACAACGTCGGCGGGCTGCCCGACGATCTGAAGTTCACCCTCGTCGAGCCGTTGCGGCTGCTGTTCAAGGACGAGGTGCGCGCGGTCGGTCGCGAGCTGGGTCTGCCCGAGGACATCGTTGCGCGGCAACCCTTCCCGGGCCCGGGACTCGGAATCCGCATCGTCGGTGAGGTGACCGCCGAGCGGCTGGACACGTTGCGCCGGGCCGATGCCATCGCCCGCGAGGAGCTGACCTCGGCCGGACTGGACCACCAGATCTGGCAGTGCCCGGTGGTGCTGCTCGCCGATGTACGGTCGGTCGGTGTGCAGGGCGACGGACGCACCTACGGTCACCCCATCGTGCTGCGTCCGGTGTCCAGCGAGGACGCCATGACCGCCGATTGGACGCGGGTGCCCTACGAAGTGCTGGAACGTATTTCGACGCGGATCACCAACGAGGTGCCCGAGGTCAACCGGGTGGTGCTCGACGTCACGAGCAAGCCGCCGGGCACCATCGAGTGGGAGTGATCGCTCTGGGCGCCTGAAACGTCCGTGCCGGCGAACGCGGATCTGCTAATTTGCCGTCATGATCAATAATTCGGTTCGTCACGGGACGGTCGCCCTTGCGTTATTGGCACTGCTCGGGGCCGGTTGCTCGAAGAAGGTCGACGAGCCGACGGCGTCACCCGCCAGTTCTGTTGTGGCGGAATCGCATTCGGGCTGTAGCGCGGGTGCTACCCGTC
This DNA window, taken from Mycolicibacterium neoaurum, encodes the following:
- the guaA gene encoding glutamine-hydrolyzing GMP synthase, which codes for MESASVRPVLVIDFGAQYAQLIARRVREARVFSEVIPHTATVEEIKARNPQAIVLSGGPASVYAEGAPRLDPALFDLDLPVFGICYGFQAMAQALGGTVAHTGTSEYGRTELKVTGGELHSELPGIQPVWMSHGDAVTEAPEGFDVVAASSGAPVAAFENRARRLAGVQYHPEVLHSPHGQQVLSRFLHEFAGIGASWTPANIADQLVAQVREQVGDGRAICGLSGGVDSAVAAALVQRAIGDRLTCVFVDHGLLRSGERAQVQRDFVAATGAKLVTVDVADRFLEALSGVTNPEGKRKIIGREFIRAFEGAVRDAVDVSGGEVDFLVQGTLYPDVVESGGGSGTANIKSHHNVGGLPDDLKFTLVEPLRLLFKDEVRAVGRELGLPEDIVARQPFPGPGLGIRIVGEVTAERLDTLRRADAIAREELTSAGLDHQIWQCPVVLLADVRSVGVQGDGRTYGHPIVLRPVSSEDAMTADWTRVPYEVLERISTRITNEVPEVNRVVLDVTSKPPGTIEWE
- a CDS encoding URC4/urg3 family protein → MNPAQTLRSTAEIRARAGHLLARARAGHSAWFTVHDEALPGAAAEVVDLTLRRFPDLDIPFHSRWRHFEAGGVRRTLDVDGLDAAGRARAMIDLAVVSVLLDAGAGPDWRYREDGREFGRSEGLGVASWHAFTAGVFSSDPARPLQADAAGLIGLDADALATAMQVGPTNPLVGFDGRVDVLRRLGAALADQPGAFGEPGRPGGLYDLLITDAAAPTIAAHDILTILLATLSRIWPADNTIDGEPLGDCWRHSAVPGPEATAGWMPFHKLSQWLAYSLLEPFEWSGVEVTGIDALTGLPEYRNGGLLLDTGVLMLRDPDWASQTWTPADELVVEWRALTVALLDEVADLVRARLGLGADRLPLACVLEGGTWAAGRELAQRLRGGLPPLTVSSDGTVF
- a CDS encoding GTP cyclohydrolase II, with the protein product MVFCEGVDVGTDRTGARHIRLTSHSGGPLAPPVRWGAPTAAERGPIVGTTGNRAHRNVIGTHSGSYGVYRALAVAAGALSPQHRADLTNTAPTDVIGPYPQWQNPEAIVSLDPWGAAVADVFADQLAADHDIRPTIAVTKAHVMLPEVAEAMQKGRLVPDGTVLLDGGAAVVTKVAVEPVWYLPGVAARFGCTEAALRRALFEETGGMYPELVTRGDLEVFLPPIGGQTVYIFGDPRHLADPTVELTARVHDECNGSDVFGSDICTCRPYLTHAIEECIAGTQRGGVGLVAYSRKEGRALGEVTKFLVYNARKRQEGGDTADQYFARTECVAGVQDMRFQELMPDVLHWLGITRIHRLVSMSNMKYDAITGSGISVGERVNIPDDLIPADARVEIDAKMAAGYFTPGPVPDADDLKRTIGRGLV
- the upp gene encoding uracil phosphoribosyltransferase, giving the protein MTLPSQVHVIDHPLVTHKLNTLRQKDVSTNSFRRLVSEVSALMAYEVLRDIPLHPEQIETPLETMTASVIDGKKLVFVSILRAGGGILDGMLSLVPSARVGHIGLYRDPKTHVAVEYYFKVPDDLRERDVVVVDPMLATGHTAIAAIDRLKEHSPRSVKFVCLLTCPEGLAALHGAHPDIPVYTAAIDRQLDEHGYIVPGLGDAGDRLFGT